The following coding sequences lie in one Apium graveolens cultivar Ventura chromosome 3, ASM990537v1, whole genome shotgun sequence genomic window:
- the LOC141712420 gene encoding uncharacterized protein LOC141712420 isoform X6: MESKNKKNKAPPISNSNPHPHSHLFQTLVSAAAAAPNGLKSSLLRKLYYVLVELSRSLWSCKEEGTGLVHFVYEIVPSGMRVTSEDLCRLSDILFKEFCKCFKQCNSDLSVSSDSKGDKQAISHPDMLASSAELSILLRCCLKIQDLLNQQGINDENGRRLFVILRTLSQLVSSGESSISLEDLCSSKICYGEDGSGSISAKEFVALICSLELTDSCIPVLSSIIERQVFKIKSVVFDAYDDASVQDVCFLTSLLKLISISLLQSLWCLWSRHKGFPESENLSSCKEYQCITSILDSFTAQNIDLPIKNSLCNQIESKLTKHEKSKLMLFHFLRLLSFSFLSGFDCLANSCILCIVAIMNLIVFEEGNLKALKSVDIGSRFPQKVARGHKSTSLVIAAKFLKMQSRNLSKIPPANVLMTIEDGQHSFSSNSGSLNAVATVGNNRNTAKTCDGVNYLRCIGVKSPDDDLADFIECKEGKDYSAWLKDRDKNRKRKYARQAVLIQKKKKNALKLAKAPNINDN; the protein is encoded by the exons ATGGAGagcaaaaataagaaaaataaagCACCTCCCATCTCCAATTCCAATCCCCATCCTCATTCTCACCTCTTCCAAACCCTAGTttctgctgctgctgctgctccTAAT GGTCTAAAGTCATCATTGTTGAGAAAACTGTATTATGTTTTGGTTGAGTTGTCTAGAAGCCTATGGTCTTGCAAGGAAGAAGGGACTGGTTTAGTTCACTTTGTCTATGAAATTGTTCCAAGTGGAATGAGAGTAACAAGTGAAGATCTGTGTAGGCTCTCTGACATACTGTTTAAAGAATTTTGCAAGTGCTTTAAGCAGTGTAACTCTGATTTAAGCGTTAGTTCTGACAGTAAGGGTGATAAACAAGCAATCTCCCACCCGGATATGTTGGCTTCCTCCGCAGAGCTAAGTATCCTATTAAGATGTTGTTTGAAAATACAGGATCTGCTTAATCAGCAAGGTATTAATGATGAGAATGGACGACGTCTTTTTGTGATTTTAAGAACATTAAGTCAACTTGTATCAAGTGGGGAAAGTAGCATCAGCTTGGAGGATTTGTGTTCTAGTAAAATTTGTTATGGCGAAGATGGGTCTGGCAGTATATCTGCAAAAGAATTTGTTGCTTTAATATGTTCTTTAGAACTCACAGATTCATGCATCCCGGTCTTGTCATCAATTATTGAG AGACAGGTTTTCAAGATCAAAAG TGTGGTGTTTGATGCCTATGATGATGCAAGTGTACAAGATGTTTGTTTTCTCACCTCTTTGCTAAAGCTAATTAGCATATCATTGTTACAGTCTCTTTGGTGTTTATGGAGTAGGCATAAAGGTTTTCCAGAATCTGAAAACCTCTCTTCATGTAAGGAATATCAATGTATCACCAGTATCTTAGACTCTTTCACTGCACAAAATATCGACCTACCAATTAAAAATTCTCTTTGCAACCAGATAGAATCTAAATTAACAAAGCACGAAAAGTCAAAGCTGATGCTTTTTCACTTTTTGCGCTTGCTCTCCTTCAGTTTTCTAAGTGGTTTTGATTGCTTAGCTAACAGCTGCATATTATGCATAGTGGCAATCATGAATCTTATTGTTTTTGAGGAGGGAAATTTAAAAGCGTTGAAGTCGGTTGATATTGGATCCCGATTTCCTCAAAAG GTTGCGAGAGGCCACAAATCTACTAGTCTGGTTATTGCTGCTAAGTTTCTGAAGATGCAGTCCCGGAATTTAAG TAAGATTCCTCCTGCCAATGTTCTTATGACAATAGAAGATGGACAGCATTCATTTTCAAGCAATTCTGGTAGTTTAAATGCTGTTGCTACAGTGGGCAATAACCGCAATACCGCGAAAACATGTGATGGGGTCAATTATCTTAGATGCATTGGAGTAAAATCACCAGATGATGATTTGGCAGATTTCATCGAGTGCAAAGAGGGAAAAGATTACTCTGCATGGTTAAAAGATAGGGATAAAAACAGAAAGCGGAAATATGCGAGGCAGGCAGTATTGATacagaagaaaaagaaaaatgcCTTGAAGTTGGCTAAAG CACCAAACATTAATGACAACTAA